A region from the Lentimonas sp. CC4 genome encodes:
- a CDS encoding Rrf2 family transcriptional regulator — translation MIKYGKTAQNAISAMSFLAEAYDGGTTRVSSLDIAKSRELPKPLVAKLLVVLSQAGFVSGAPGPKGGYSLAKDPSEITLHQIVDQFEKTGDTIMCPFGPNWCGNKEPCPLHHEIVDMQERLSTFLCSTTLKVFQQNEVTTDGSLESSAL, via the coding sequence TCCGCCATGAGCTTCCTCGCGGAAGCTTACGATGGCGGCACCACACGTGTGAGCTCACTCGACATCGCCAAGTCCCGCGAGCTCCCCAAGCCACTCGTTGCGAAGCTCCTAGTCGTCCTCTCACAAGCGGGCTTCGTATCCGGAGCCCCAGGCCCGAAAGGTGGCTACAGCCTAGCCAAAGATCCGAGCGAAATCACGCTACACCAGATCGTCGATCAATTCGAAAAGACGGGCGACACCATCATGTGCCCCTTCGGCCCAAACTGGTGCGGCAATAAAGAGCCCTGCCCCCTGCATCACGAAATCGTCGACATGCAAGAGCGCCTCAGCACGTTTCTGTGCAGCACCACCTTGAAGGTCTTCCAACAAAATGAGGTCACGACTGACGGCAGCCTCGAAAGCAGCGCACTGTAA